In a genomic window of Thermodesulfobacteriota bacterium:
- a CDS encoding acyl carrier protein yields the protein MRDDIKARVKKVLTGNVLRDIDAGGLGDNAPLLEYGVGVDSVSRLEFLVALEEEFGVRLDEAEITPEFFETVDSISDYIAKRML from the coding sequence ATGAGGGATGACATAAAGGCAAGGGTAAAGAAAGTCCTCACGGGGAATGTGCTCCGGGATATCGACGCCGGCGGTCTGGGCGACAATGCCCCGCTCCTCGAGTACGGCGTAGGGGTCGATTCCGTATCAAGGCTCGAGTTCCTGGTAGCACTCGAAGAGGAGTTCGGCGTCAGGCTCGACGAAGCCGAGATAACGCCTGAATTTTTCGAGACCGTGGATAGTATTTCCGATTACATCGCGAAGAGAATG